From Marmota flaviventris isolate mMarFla1 chromosome X, mMarFla1.hap1, whole genome shotgun sequence, the proteins below share one genomic window:
- the Tbc1d25 gene encoding TBC1 domain family member 25 isoform X2: MATASGSSDLVGSGAPPPGGAAQMAAAAEEEEREVVRVRVKKCESFLPHEFRSFAVDPQITSLDVLQHILIRAFDLNGKKNFGISYLARDRLGQEVYLSLLSDWDLSTAFATASKPYLQLRVDIRPSEDSPLLEDWDIISPKDVIGSDVLLAEKRSSLTTAALPFTQSILSQVGRTLSKVQQVLSWSYGEDVKPFKPPLSDAEFHTYLNHEGQLSRPEELRLRIYHGGVEPSLRKVVWRYLLNVYPDGLTGRERMDYMKRKSREYEQLKSEWAQRASPEDLEFIRSTVLKDVLRTDRAHPYYAGPEDGPHLRALHDLLTTYAVTHPQVSYCQGMSDLASPILAVMDHEGHAFVCFCGIMKRLAANFHPDGRAMATKFAHLKLLLRHADPDFYQYLQEAGADDLFFCYRWLLLELKREFAFDDALRMLEVTWSSLPPDPPEHEVELVGPPSQVADVGFGGHRGRPMRQRHMLRPAGGGGSAFEDAVKHLTTSSQGPGSGGRLLRQASLDGLQQLRDNMGPRRDPLVQLPHPASLISSKSLSEPLLNSPDPLLSSFSRPDSPSSSSPPSTQEASPAGDMGIGSPLMQEVGSPRDTRKSLPPPPMGLPPPQEFGRGNPFMLFLCLAILLEHRDHIMRNGLDYNELAMHFDRLVRKHHLGRVLRRAKALFADYLQSEVWDSEEGAEATAPS; this comes from the exons ATGGCGACGGCCTCCGGGTCCTCGGATTTGGTGGGATCCGGAGCGCCCCCGCCTGGCGGGGCAGCTCAGATGGCGGCGGCAGCTGAGGAGGAAGAGCGAGAGGTGGTACGGGTCCGAGTCAAG AAATGTGAGAGCTTCCTGCCACATGAGTTCCGCTCTTTTGCTGTAGACCCCCAAATCACCTCACTGGACGTATTACAGCACATCCTCATCCGAGCCTTTGATTTGAATGG GAAGAAGAACTTTGGCATCAGCTACCTGGCCCGGGACCGGCTAGGACAGGAAGTTTACCTCTCTCTCTTGTCTGACTGGGACCTCAGCACAGCTTTCGCCACTGCTTCTAAACCTTACCTGCAGTTGCGTGTAGACATTCGGCCCTCAGAGGACA GCCCACTGCTGGAAGACTGGGACATAATCAGCCCCAAGGATGTCATTGGCTCTGATGTGCTGCTGGCTGAGAAACGGTCATCACTGACGACAGCCGCCCTGCCCTTTACACAGTCCATCCTATCTCAG gtGGGTCGAACCTTGTCTAAAGTCCAGCAGGTGCTGAGCTGGTCATATGGTGAAGATGTGAAACCCTTTAAGCCACCCCTGAGTGATGCTGAATTTCACACATACCTGAATCATGAAGGCCAGCTCTCCCGACCTGAGGAGTTGCGCCTGCGAATCTATCATGGGGGTGTAGAACCCTCTCTGCGAAAG GTGGTGTGGCGGTACCTGCTGAATGTGTACCCAGATGGGCTTACAGGCCGTGAACGAATGGACTACATGAAACGCAAGAGTCGCGAGTATGAGCAGCTCAAGAGTGAGTGGGCCCAGCGAGCAAGCCCTGAGGACCTGGAGTTCATCCGCAGCACTGTCCTCAAGGATGTGCTGCGCACTGACCGGGCCCACCCCTACTATGCAGGGCCTGAGGATGGCCCACATCTGCGGGCACTACATGATCTGCTCACCACCTATGCTGTTACACACCCACAGGTGTCCTACTGCCAGGGCATGAGTGACTTGGCTTCGCCCATTCTTGCTGTCATGGACCACGAGGGCCATGCCTTTGTCTGCTTTTGTGGCATCATGAAGCGCCTGGCTGCCAACTTCCATCCTGATGGTCGCGCCATGGCCACTAAGTTTGCCCACCTCAAGCTGCTTCTTCGACATGCTGACCCTGACTTCTACCAGTACCTTCAAGAAGCAGGTGCTGATGACCTCTTCTTCTGTTACCGATGGCTACTGCTTGAGCTCAAGCGTGAGTTTGCCTTTGATGATGCCCTCCGCATGCTCGAGGTCACTTGGAGTTCACTGCCTCCTGATCCTCCTGAACATGAAGTAGAGCTTGTTGGACCTCCCAGCCAAGTAGCAGACGTTGGCTTTGGTGGCCACCGGGGGCGGCCCATGCGACAGAGGCACATGCTGAGGCCTGCAGGTGGAGGTGGTAGTGCCTTCGAAGATGCTGTTAAACACTTGACCACGTCCAGCCAGGGGCCTGGTAGTGGGGGGCGTCTCCTGAGACAAGCCAGCCTGGATGGCCTCCAGCAACTCAGGGATAATATGGGCCCCAGGAGGGACCCTTTGGTCCAACTACCCCACCCAGCTTCCCTCATTAGCTCCAAGTCCCTCTCTGAGCCCTTGCTGAACTCCCCAGATCCACTGCTTTCCTCCTTTTCCCGCCCTGACTCCCCATCTTCCTCATCTCCACCATCTACCCAGGAGGCCTCTCCTGCTGGTGACATGGGTATAGGCTCCCCCTTGATGCAGGAGGTAGGATCCCCACGAGATACTCGGAAGTCCTTGCCACCACCCCCAATgggcctgcccccaccccaggagtTTGGCCGGGGGAACCCATTCATGCTCTTTCTTTGCCTGGCCATCCTGCTGGAGCACCGTGACCACATCATGCGCAATGGGCTGGATTACAATGAGCTGGCCATGCACTTTGACCGCCTAGTGCGAAAACACCACCTGGGGCGTGTCCTGCGCAGAGCCAAGGCTCTGTTTGCTGATTACTTGCAGTCAGAGGTGTGGGACTCAGAGGAGGGGGCCGAGGCCACAGCCCCATCTTGA
- the Rbm3 gene encoding RNA-binding protein 3 isoform X1: MSSEEGKLFVGGLNFNTDEQALEDHFSSFGPISEVVVVKDRETQRSRGFGFITFTNPEHASDAMKAMNGESLDGRQIRVDHAGKSARGTRGGAFGAHGRGRSYSRGGGDQGYGSGRYDSRPGGYGYGYGRSRDYSGRSQGGYDRYSGGNYRDNYDN; the protein is encoded by the exons ATGTCTTCTGAAGAAGGGAAGCTGTTCGTGGGAGGACTCAACTTCAATACTGATGAGCAGGCGCTGGAAGACCACTTCAGCAGCTTTGGGCCTATTTCTGAGG TGGTTGTTGTCAAGGACCGGGAGACTCAGCGATCCCGGGGTTTTGGCTTCATCACCTTCACCAATCCAGAACATGCCTCAGATGCCATGAAAGCCATGAATGGAGAG TCCCTGGATGGTCGGCAGATCCGGGTGGACCATGCAGGCAAGTCTGCCCGGGGCACCAGAGGGGGTGCCTTTGGGGCCCATGGGCGTGGTCGCAGCTACTCTAGAG GTGGTGGGGACCAGGGCTATGGGAGTGGCCGGTATGACAGTCGACCTGGAGGATATGGATATGGATACGGACGGTCCCGAGACTATAGTGGCAG AAGCCAGGGTGGCTATGACCGCTACTCAGGAGGAAATTATCGAGACAATTATGACAACTGA
- the Tbc1d25 gene encoding TBC1 domain family member 25 isoform X1, which translates to MGPLLEDWDIISPKDVIGSDVLLAEKRSSLTTAALPFTQSILSQVGRTLSKVQQVLSWSYGEDVKPFKPPLSDAEFHTYLNHEGQLSRPEELRLRIYHGGVEPSLRKVVWRYLLNVYPDGLTGRERMDYMKRKSREYEQLKSEWAQRASPEDLEFIRSTVLKDVLRTDRAHPYYAGPEDGPHLRALHDLLTTYAVTHPQVSYCQGMSDLASPILAVMDHEGHAFVCFCGIMKRLAANFHPDGRAMATKFAHLKLLLRHADPDFYQYLQEAGADDLFFCYRWLLLELKREFAFDDALRMLEVTWSSLPPDPPEHEVELVGPPSQVADVGFGGHRGRPMRQRHMLRPAGGGGSAFEDAVKHLTTSSQGPGSGGRLLRQASLDGLQQLRDNMGPRRDPLVQLPHPASLISSKSLSEPLLNSPDPLLSSFSRPDSPSSSSPPSTQEASPAGDMGIGSPLMQEVGSPRDTRKSLPPPPMGLPPPQEFGRGNPFMLFLCLAILLEHRDHIMRNGLDYNELAMHFDRLVRKHHLGRVLRRAKALFADYLQSEVWDSEEGAEATAPS; encoded by the exons ATGG GCCCACTGCTGGAAGACTGGGACATAATCAGCCCCAAGGATGTCATTGGCTCTGATGTGCTGCTGGCTGAGAAACGGTCATCACTGACGACAGCCGCCCTGCCCTTTACACAGTCCATCCTATCTCAG gtGGGTCGAACCTTGTCTAAAGTCCAGCAGGTGCTGAGCTGGTCATATGGTGAAGATGTGAAACCCTTTAAGCCACCCCTGAGTGATGCTGAATTTCACACATACCTGAATCATGAAGGCCAGCTCTCCCGACCTGAGGAGTTGCGCCTGCGAATCTATCATGGGGGTGTAGAACCCTCTCTGCGAAAG GTGGTGTGGCGGTACCTGCTGAATGTGTACCCAGATGGGCTTACAGGCCGTGAACGAATGGACTACATGAAACGCAAGAGTCGCGAGTATGAGCAGCTCAAGAGTGAGTGGGCCCAGCGAGCAAGCCCTGAGGACCTGGAGTTCATCCGCAGCACTGTCCTCAAGGATGTGCTGCGCACTGACCGGGCCCACCCCTACTATGCAGGGCCTGAGGATGGCCCACATCTGCGGGCACTACATGATCTGCTCACCACCTATGCTGTTACACACCCACAGGTGTCCTACTGCCAGGGCATGAGTGACTTGGCTTCGCCCATTCTTGCTGTCATGGACCACGAGGGCCATGCCTTTGTCTGCTTTTGTGGCATCATGAAGCGCCTGGCTGCCAACTTCCATCCTGATGGTCGCGCCATGGCCACTAAGTTTGCCCACCTCAAGCTGCTTCTTCGACATGCTGACCCTGACTTCTACCAGTACCTTCAAGAAGCAGGTGCTGATGACCTCTTCTTCTGTTACCGATGGCTACTGCTTGAGCTCAAGCGTGAGTTTGCCTTTGATGATGCCCTCCGCATGCTCGAGGTCACTTGGAGTTCACTGCCTCCTGATCCTCCTGAACATGAAGTAGAGCTTGTTGGACCTCCCAGCCAAGTAGCAGACGTTGGCTTTGGTGGCCACCGGGGGCGGCCCATGCGACAGAGGCACATGCTGAGGCCTGCAGGTGGAGGTGGTAGTGCCTTCGAAGATGCTGTTAAACACTTGACCACGTCCAGCCAGGGGCCTGGTAGTGGGGGGCGTCTCCTGAGACAAGCCAGCCTGGATGGCCTCCAGCAACTCAGGGATAATATGGGCCCCAGGAGGGACCCTTTGGTCCAACTACCCCACCCAGCTTCCCTCATTAGCTCCAAGTCCCTCTCTGAGCCCTTGCTGAACTCCCCAGATCCACTGCTTTCCTCCTTTTCCCGCCCTGACTCCCCATCTTCCTCATCTCCACCATCTACCCAGGAGGCCTCTCCTGCTGGTGACATGGGTATAGGCTCCCCCTTGATGCAGGAGGTAGGATCCCCACGAGATACTCGGAAGTCCTTGCCACCACCCCCAATgggcctgcccccaccccaggagtTTGGCCGGGGGAACCCATTCATGCTCTTTCTTTGCCTGGCCATCCTGCTGGAGCACCGTGACCACATCATGCGCAATGGGCTGGATTACAATGAGCTGGCCATGCACTTTGACCGCCTAGTGCGAAAACACCACCTGGGGCGTGTCCTGCGCAGAGCCAAGGCTCTGTTTGCTGATTACTTGCAGTCAGAGGTGTGGGACTCAGAGGAGGGGGCCGAGGCCACAGCCCCATCTTGA
- the Rbm3 gene encoding RNA-binding protein 3 isoform X2 translates to MSSEEGKLFVGGLNFNTDEQALEDHFSSFGPISEVVVVKDRETQRSRGFGFITFTNPEHASDAMKAMNGESLDGRQIRVDHAGKSARGTRGGAFGAHGRGRSYSRGGGDQGYGSGRYDSRPGGYGYGYGRSRDYSGSQGGYDRYSGGNYRDNYDN, encoded by the exons ATGTCTTCTGAAGAAGGGAAGCTGTTCGTGGGAGGACTCAACTTCAATACTGATGAGCAGGCGCTGGAAGACCACTTCAGCAGCTTTGGGCCTATTTCTGAGG TGGTTGTTGTCAAGGACCGGGAGACTCAGCGATCCCGGGGTTTTGGCTTCATCACCTTCACCAATCCAGAACATGCCTCAGATGCCATGAAAGCCATGAATGGAGAG TCCCTGGATGGTCGGCAGATCCGGGTGGACCATGCAGGCAAGTCTGCCCGGGGCACCAGAGGGGGTGCCTTTGGGGCCCATGGGCGTGGTCGCAGCTACTCTAGAG GTGGTGGGGACCAGGGCTATGGGAGTGGCCGGTATGACAGTCGACCTGGAGGATATGGATATGGATACGGACGGTCCCGAGACTATAGTGGCAG CCAGGGTGGCTATGACCGCTACTCAGGAGGAAATTATCGAGACAATTATGACAACTGA